In the Styela clava chromosome 8, kaStyClav1.hap1.2, whole genome shotgun sequence genome, one interval contains:
- the LOC120345637 gene encoding kelch-like protein 11 isoform X2, whose translation MEKETPLDGNAHSSEILSNLNSMRKDKGQCDFSIKAGSEEIFAHRNILSAGSDYFKAMLSHDTKESQAGFVEIKKASPICVEKCIDFIYTGTGSVADGDRQDLMYVAHMMQLQRLCDGIAVFLENDLSPETFVSTKQIAKMFNCKKLENHCNQFAMGNFRLIAVSENFKDLEKDDVSFLLTSKEAKATVDDKCKALILWAQYKSTERALVFGDNFKMLDLSKMRTKYMRYLLENEPLVCDSKPCWKILFAALMDKAKIKSEDHIINDKPKKMSITDEIASKQFVAVVIDNDIYILGYDKTNYCLKNYSDPEATWVRISDRKSNGRLRAVTLNGIIYAFDDSKDYSSAVESLRAPNETWRQVTEKPVPSYECSIVSAKGFIFCLGGYKKLYSITDNLKFDPVYSKWHTLPNLPAGRCYAAAVELKKKIYVLGGSLNADYLNTTLCFDITSETWTNMACMHHARWQLGACIAQNKIYIIGGAGSDNNIEEYDPVQNTWKVVRKTTGKNIEAEASLSLVHMM comes from the exons ATGGAAAAAGAAACTCCTCTAGATGGAAATGCTCATTCATCAGAGATTCTGAGTAACCTGAATAG TATGAGGAAGGACAAAGGCCAATGTGACTTCTCAATAAAAGCAGGATCTGAAGAAATTTTCGCTCATAGGAATATACTCTCTGCTGGATCTGATTACTTTAAAGCAATGCTTTCTCACGAT ACGAAAGAAAGCCAGGCTGGTTTTGTTGAGATAAAGAAAGCAAGTCCAATTTGTGTGGAGAAATGTATCGATTTTATATACACTGGAACAGGATCTGTAGCTGATGGAGATCGTCAAGATTTGATGTATGTGGCTCATATGATGCAACTACAAC gGCTATGTGATGGAATTGCTGTATTTCTGGAGAACGATTTGTCACCTGAGACCTTTGTCTCAACGAAGCAAATAGCAAAAATGTTTAATtgcaaaaaattggaaaatcatTGCAATCAATTTGCTATGGGGAATTTTCGATTAATTGCTGTTTCGGAGAATTTTAAGGACCTGGAAAAGGATGATGTTTCTTTTCTTCTGACTTCCAAAGAGGCAAAG GCAACCGTTGATGATAAATGTAAAGCCTTAATTCTATGGGCTCAATACAAATCAACTGAAAGAGCTTTGGTTTTTGgagataattttaaaatgcttGATTTGAGTAAAATGCGGACTAAATACATGAGATATTTGCTAGAGAATGAG CCACTTGTCTGTGACTCGAAACCATGCTGGAAAATCCTTTTTGCTGCACTGATGGACaaagcgaaaataaaatctgaagaCCATATCATAAATG ATAAACCGAAAAAAATG aGCATTACAGATGAGATTGCTAGTAAACAATTTGTGGCAGTCGTCATTGATAATGATATTTATATTCTTGGATATGATAAGACAAACTATTGTTTAAAAAACTATTCCGATCCTGAAGCAACTTGGGTTCGAATCTCTGATCGGAAGTCAAATGGTAGACTGCGTGCAGTGACTTTGAATG GCATAATTTACGCTTTCGATGATTCTAAGGATTACAGTTCAGCTGTTGAAAGTTTGCGAGCTCCAAATGAGACATGGCGGCAGGTGACTGAGAAACCAGTTCCATCCTACGAATGCTCAATTGTGTCAGCAAAAG GATTCATCTTCTGTCTTGGAGgatacaaaaaattatattctattACCGACAATCTAAAATTTGATCCAGTTTATTCAAAATGGCACACATTACCCAACTTGCCTGCTGGAAGATGTTATGCTGCAGCTGttgagttgaaaaaaaaaatctatgtGCTAG GAGGAAGCTTAAACGCGGACTACCTTAACACCACATTATGTTTTGATATCACATCGGAAACATGGACAAATATGGCATGCATGCATCATGCAAGATGGCAACTTGGGGCTTGTATtgcacaaaacaaaatttatattatcGGAGG GGCTGGTTCTGACAACAACATTGAGGAGTATGACCCAGTACAGAACACTTGGAAAGTCGTTAGAAAAACTACTGGGAAGAATATTGAAGCTGAAGCCTCACTTTCATTAGTTCATATGATGTAG
- the LOC120345637 gene encoding kelch-like protein 11 isoform X1, giving the protein MEKETPLDGNAHSSEILSNLNSMRKDKGQCDFSIKAGSEEIFAHRNILSAGSDYFKAMLSHDTKESQAGFVEIKKASPICVEKCIDFIYTGTGSVADGDRQDLMYVAHMMQLQRLCDGIAVFLENDLSPETFVSTKQIAKMFNCKKLENHCNQFAMGNFRLIAVSENFKDLEKDDVSFLLTSKEAKATVDDKCKALILWAQYKSTERALVFGDNFKMLDLSKMRTKYMRYLLENEPLVCDSKPCWKILFAALMDKAKIKSEDHIINGEYKPKKMSITDEIASKQFVAVVIDNDIYILGYDKTNYCLKNYSDPEATWVRISDRKSNGRLRAVTLNGIIYAFDDSKDYSSAVESLRAPNETWRQVTEKPVPSYECSIVSAKGFIFCLGGYKKLYSITDNLKFDPVYSKWHTLPNLPAGRCYAAAVELKKKIYVLGGSLNADYLNTTLCFDITSETWTNMACMHHARWQLGACIAQNKIYIIGGAGSDNNIEEYDPVQNTWKVVRKTTGKNIEAEASLSLVHMM; this is encoded by the exons ATGGAAAAAGAAACTCCTCTAGATGGAAATGCTCATTCATCAGAGATTCTGAGTAACCTGAATAG TATGAGGAAGGACAAAGGCCAATGTGACTTCTCAATAAAAGCAGGATCTGAAGAAATTTTCGCTCATAGGAATATACTCTCTGCTGGATCTGATTACTTTAAAGCAATGCTTTCTCACGAT ACGAAAGAAAGCCAGGCTGGTTTTGTTGAGATAAAGAAAGCAAGTCCAATTTGTGTGGAGAAATGTATCGATTTTATATACACTGGAACAGGATCTGTAGCTGATGGAGATCGTCAAGATTTGATGTATGTGGCTCATATGATGCAACTACAAC gGCTATGTGATGGAATTGCTGTATTTCTGGAGAACGATTTGTCACCTGAGACCTTTGTCTCAACGAAGCAAATAGCAAAAATGTTTAATtgcaaaaaattggaaaatcatTGCAATCAATTTGCTATGGGGAATTTTCGATTAATTGCTGTTTCGGAGAATTTTAAGGACCTGGAAAAGGATGATGTTTCTTTTCTTCTGACTTCCAAAGAGGCAAAG GCAACCGTTGATGATAAATGTAAAGCCTTAATTCTATGGGCTCAATACAAATCAACTGAAAGAGCTTTGGTTTTTGgagataattttaaaatgcttGATTTGAGTAAAATGCGGACTAAATACATGAGATATTTGCTAGAGAATGAG CCACTTGTCTGTGACTCGAAACCATGCTGGAAAATCCTTTTTGCTGCACTGATGGACaaagcgaaaataaaatctgaagaCCATATCATAAATGGTGAAT ATAAACCGAAAAAAATG aGCATTACAGATGAGATTGCTAGTAAACAATTTGTGGCAGTCGTCATTGATAATGATATTTATATTCTTGGATATGATAAGACAAACTATTGTTTAAAAAACTATTCCGATCCTGAAGCAACTTGGGTTCGAATCTCTGATCGGAAGTCAAATGGTAGACTGCGTGCAGTGACTTTGAATG GCATAATTTACGCTTTCGATGATTCTAAGGATTACAGTTCAGCTGTTGAAAGTTTGCGAGCTCCAAATGAGACATGGCGGCAGGTGACTGAGAAACCAGTTCCATCCTACGAATGCTCAATTGTGTCAGCAAAAG GATTCATCTTCTGTCTTGGAGgatacaaaaaattatattctattACCGACAATCTAAAATTTGATCCAGTTTATTCAAAATGGCACACATTACCCAACTTGCCTGCTGGAAGATGTTATGCTGCAGCTGttgagttgaaaaaaaaaatctatgtGCTAG GAGGAAGCTTAAACGCGGACTACCTTAACACCACATTATGTTTTGATATCACATCGGAAACATGGACAAATATGGCATGCATGCATCATGCAAGATGGCAACTTGGGGCTTGTATtgcacaaaacaaaatttatattatcGGAGG GGCTGGTTCTGACAACAACATTGAGGAGTATGACCCAGTACAGAACACTTGGAAAGTCGTTAGAAAAACTACTGGGAAGAATATTGAAGCTGAAGCCTCACTTTCATTAGTTCATATGATGTAG